One genomic segment of Hymenobacter psoromatis includes these proteins:
- a CDS encoding response regulator, which yields MNKRILIVDDSFYMRTMLKNMLTDAGYDVVGEAANGQQALEMAVATNPDLITLDVILPDNTGLDVLKGIRQQQPDAKVVMCSAVGQETIVNEAIENGALAYIVKPFSEERVLEIVGSALQGDGSLA from the coding sequence ATGAATAAGCGCATTCTCATCGTCGATGACTCGTTCTACATGCGGACGATGCTCAAGAATATGCTCACCGATGCCGGCTACGACGTGGTAGGCGAGGCCGCCAACGGGCAGCAAGCCCTCGAGATGGCCGTTGCTACCAACCCCGACCTCATTACGCTCGATGTTATTTTGCCCGACAACACGGGCCTCGATGTGCTCAAAGGCATCCGCCAGCAGCAGCCCGACGCAAAAGTGGTGATGTGCTCGGCCGTAGGCCAGGAAACCATTGTGAATGAGGCTATTGAAAATGGCGCGCTGGCCTACATCGTCAAACCCTTCTCGGAAGAGCGAGTGCTTGAAATTGTGGGGAGTGCCCTGCAAGGCGACGGCTCGCTGGCTTAG
- a CDS encoding chemotaxis protein CheW has protein sequence MADSATGRPAPAAPEAVVQLIVFCLGDEDYGIRIEQVKEVTITPEVVRMPKTPPFIKGIANLRGDIIAIVDLEERFQLRPAGRPVPELSYTLAVEAPDYTLGLMVREVPRPVTIPVSLIEPAPEFVQDSGQREKYLEGIAKLPDGQGIIIVLNMPKLLTPSEIMRLPGNTAVAAGKAPKISAPTPDAPADARKP, from the coding sequence ATGGCTGATTCTGCTACCGGCCGGCCGGCCCCGGCCGCGCCCGAGGCCGTTGTCCAGCTGATTGTGTTTTGCCTGGGCGATGAGGACTATGGCATCCGTATCGAGCAGGTGAAGGAAGTAACCATTACCCCGGAGGTGGTGCGCATGCCCAAGACGCCGCCCTTCATCAAGGGTATTGCCAACCTGCGGGGCGATATAATTGCCATCGTGGACCTGGAGGAGCGATTTCAGCTGCGGCCAGCGGGCCGGCCGGTGCCCGAGCTATCCTACACGCTGGCCGTGGAGGCCCCTGACTACACCCTGGGCCTGATGGTGCGCGAAGTGCCCCGCCCGGTCACCATTCCGGTCAGCCTCATCGAGCCGGCTCCCGAGTTTGTGCAAGACAGTGGCCAGCGCGAAAAATACTTAGAAGGTATCGCTAAGCTTCCCGACGGCCAGGGCATCATTATTGTGCTGAATATGCCTAAGCTGCTTACCCCCAGTGAGATAATGCGTTTGCCAGGCAATACTGCCGTGGCGGCGGGCAAGGCCCCTAAAATCTCGGCACCTACCCCCGATGCACCCGCCGATGCGCGAAAGCCGTAG
- a CDS encoding HAMP domain-containing protein translates to MATAKKIAVSDPDLNGTAAANADAISDGNMNQTRKRGTGRNIELTDTDYVNEQLNRVLFALDAFKKGDVSVRLTKQNDDIFSEIAEAYNSMVVMIGGVGGEVSRISKVAGVEGNLKARASADGASGFWRDMINNINGLVDSIAVPVLEVGKVLKNISRGNLDESFQIPVSGDFKVMAETINRTIDNLNVFAGEVSRVAQEVGTEGRLGGQAVVPNVGGVWKELTDNVNTMAASLTSQVRDIANVTTAVARGDLSQKMTVDVKGELLQLKQNLNQMVDSLNLFAGEVTRVALDVGTEGKLGGQAAVPGVSGVWKDLTDNVNNMAANLTSQVRDIANVATAVARGDLSQKMTVNVKGEILDLKNILNQMVDSLNVFGDEVTRVAREVGTEGKLGGQAVVPRSAGTWKELTDNVNTMAANLTSQVRDIANVAIAVARGDLSQKMTVDVQGEILDLKNILNQMVDSLNIFAGEVTRVAREVGTEGILGGQANVPRVGGVWKDLTDNVNTMASNLTSQVRDIANVATAVARGDLSQKITVNVRGELLQLKENLNQMVDSLNVFGDEVTRVAREVGTDGKLGGQANVPGVKGTWKDLTDNVNTMAASLTSQVRDIANVTTAVARGDLSQKVSVDVRGELLDLKDNINQMVDSLNIFAGEVTRVAVEVGTEGQLGGQANVPNVSGVWKDLTDNVNTMATNLTTQVRGIVKIVTAVSQGDLTQKLMLEAAGEVADLAQTINRMVDDLNRLASEVSRVARVAGAEGKLTERATVGGVSGSWKELVDTLNALIESIALPVLEVSRVVRAISEGDLTQMVEIQTAGDITAMSNSLNLAVETLNALLGEINDSAQVVGTSSEEMVDKGQEMSRVTVDVALAMQQMAEGAQNQALKTDQAFKLIEEIMTATKETANKADVVNKSAIMGEQTSQQGLKTVAEVVKNMEEISSAATQTSRTIEVLSTRSQEISKSLGVITDIASQTNLLALNAAIEAARAGEAGRGFAVVAEEIRKLAEGSRKSANEIATLVEDVKKDTTSAASAISAMESRVLKGKNATFEASAAFKNIATSSGETLRTSRDILTATALQQTSIGDVVKYVEEVVAIAEQTATGTQQVAGTARQLSSSMQELTSSSQRLSDIADDLQDGLETFQLFDYLPEPAPEPAPVLQRRVARRAAPATNPAPATPARRPAPVRRAASATPAEALAPSQSPTSRIRRPVTSPTPTAPAASAKASRRVQILPAAGPEVAPTPPARPKARRAK, encoded by the coding sequence ATGGCTACCGCCAAGAAAATAGCCGTTTCTGACCCCGACCTCAACGGCACGGCCGCAGCTAACGCGGACGCCATCTCTGATGGCAACATGAACCAGACCCGTAAGCGTGGGACCGGCCGCAATATCGAGCTGACCGATACTGACTACGTGAACGAGCAGCTCAACCGGGTGCTCTTCGCCCTCGATGCCTTTAAGAAGGGCGACGTGAGCGTGCGCCTGACCAAGCAGAACGACGATATCTTCTCCGAAATAGCCGAGGCGTACAACTCGATGGTGGTGATGATTGGGGGGGTAGGGGGCGAGGTGTCACGCATTTCGAAGGTCGCCGGTGTAGAGGGTAACCTCAAGGCCCGCGCCTCGGCCGATGGAGCATCAGGCTTCTGGCGCGACATGATTAACAACATCAACGGCCTGGTAGACAGCATCGCCGTGCCGGTGCTGGAAGTGGGCAAGGTGCTGAAAAATATCAGCCGCGGCAACCTCGACGAGAGCTTCCAGATTCCAGTGTCGGGCGACTTTAAGGTGATGGCCGAAACCATCAATCGCACCATTGACAACCTCAACGTGTTCGCGGGCGAAGTGAGCCGGGTGGCGCAGGAAGTAGGTACCGAGGGCCGGCTCGGCGGCCAGGCCGTGGTGCCCAACGTGGGCGGCGTGTGGAAGGAACTCACGGACAACGTGAACACGATGGCCGCCTCGCTCACCAGCCAAGTGCGCGACATTGCCAACGTGACCACCGCCGTGGCTCGCGGCGACCTCAGCCAGAAAATGACGGTGGACGTGAAGGGCGAGCTGCTTCAGCTCAAGCAGAACCTCAACCAGATGGTAGACTCCCTCAACCTTTTCGCCGGCGAGGTAACGCGGGTGGCGCTCGACGTGGGTACCGAGGGCAAGCTGGGCGGCCAGGCTGCAGTGCCGGGGGTAAGCGGCGTGTGGAAAGACCTGACCGACAACGTGAACAATATGGCTGCCAACCTGACTAGCCAGGTGCGCGACATTGCTAACGTGGCCACCGCCGTGGCCCGCGGCGACCTCAGCCAGAAGATGACAGTAAACGTGAAGGGCGAAATTCTGGATTTGAAAAATATCCTGAACCAGATGGTAGACTCGCTGAACGTGTTCGGCGACGAGGTGACGCGGGTGGCCCGCGAGGTAGGCACCGAGGGTAAGCTCGGCGGGCAGGCCGTGGTGCCGCGCTCGGCCGGCACCTGGAAGGAGCTGACTGACAACGTGAATACGATGGCCGCCAACCTGACTTCGCAGGTGCGCGATATTGCTAACGTAGCCATTGCCGTGGCCCGCGGCGACCTTTCGCAGAAGATGACGGTAGACGTGCAGGGCGAGATTCTGGATTTGAAAAACATCCTGAATCAAATGGTGGACTCGCTGAATATCTTCGCTGGCGAGGTAACGCGGGTGGCCCGTGAGGTGGGCACCGAAGGCATCCTCGGCGGGCAGGCCAACGTGCCCAGGGTAGGCGGCGTGTGGAAAGACCTGACCGACAACGTGAATACGATGGCCTCGAACCTGACCAGCCAGGTGCGCGACATCGCTAACGTGGCGACCGCCGTGGCGCGGGGCGACCTGAGCCAGAAAATAACCGTGAACGTGCGCGGCGAGCTGCTGCAGCTCAAGGAAAACCTGAATCAGATGGTGGACTCGCTGAACGTGTTCGGCGACGAGGTGACGCGGGTGGCCCGCGAGGTGGGCACCGATGGCAAGCTCGGCGGGCAGGCCAACGTGCCGGGCGTGAAAGGTACTTGGAAAGACCTGACTGACAACGTGAACACAATGGCTGCCTCGCTCACCAGCCAGGTGCGTGACATTGCCAACGTGACCACCGCCGTAGCGCGCGGCGACCTTTCGCAGAAGGTTTCGGTGGATGTGCGGGGCGAGCTGCTCGACCTGAAGGACAACATCAACCAGATGGTGGACTCGCTCAATATCTTCGCCGGTGAGGTAACGCGCGTGGCGGTGGAGGTAGGTACCGAGGGCCAGCTTGGCGGCCAGGCCAACGTGCCGAACGTGAGCGGCGTGTGGAAAGACTTGACTGACAACGTAAACACGATGGCTACCAACCTCACCACGCAGGTGCGGGGCATCGTCAAAATTGTGACGGCGGTATCGCAAGGCGACCTGACCCAGAAACTGATGCTGGAAGCCGCCGGCGAAGTCGCTGACCTGGCCCAGACCATCAATCGGATGGTGGACGACCTCAACCGCCTGGCCTCCGAAGTGAGCCGGGTAGCGCGGGTGGCCGGGGCCGAGGGCAAGCTCACCGAGCGCGCCACGGTGGGCGGCGTATCGGGCTCGTGGAAAGAGCTGGTGGATACCCTGAACGCCCTGATTGAGAGCATCGCCCTGCCGGTGCTGGAAGTAAGCCGCGTGGTGCGCGCCATCTCGGAAGGTGACTTGACCCAGATGGTGGAAATTCAAACGGCGGGCGACATCACGGCCATGTCGAACTCCCTTAACCTGGCCGTGGAAACGCTGAACGCCCTGCTCGGCGAAATCAATGATTCGGCGCAGGTAGTGGGTACTTCGTCCGAAGAAATGGTGGACAAAGGCCAGGAAATGAGCCGGGTAACGGTTGACGTGGCCCTGGCCATGCAGCAAATGGCTGAGGGCGCACAAAACCAGGCCCTCAAAACCGACCAGGCTTTCAAGCTCATCGAAGAAATCATGACGGCCACCAAGGAAACGGCCAACAAGGCCGACGTGGTCAACAAGTCGGCCATCATGGGGGAACAAACCTCGCAGCAGGGCCTGAAAACGGTGGCCGAAGTGGTGAAGAATATGGAGGAAATCTCCAGCGCGGCCACCCAGACCTCGCGTACTATTGAAGTGCTGAGCACCCGCTCGCAGGAAATCAGCAAGTCGTTGGGCGTGATTACCGACATTGCCTCGCAGACCAACCTGCTAGCCCTCAACGCTGCCATTGAGGCGGCTCGCGCCGGCGAGGCGGGTAGGGGCTTCGCGGTGGTGGCCGAAGAAATTCGCAAGCTGGCCGAAGGCTCGCGCAAGTCGGCCAACGAGATTGCGACGCTGGTGGAGGACGTGAAGAAGGATACGACCAGCGCCGCCAGCGCCATCAGCGCGATGGAAAGCCGGGTGCTGAAGGGGAAGAATGCTACCTTCGAGGCCAGCGCGGCCTTCAAGAACATTGCCACCAGCAGCGGCGAAACGCTGCGCACTTCCCGCGATATTCTGACGGCCACGGCTTTGCAGCAAACCTCCATCGGCGATGTGGTGAAGTACGTGGAAGAGGTAGTAGCTATTGCCGAGCAAACGGCCACCGGCACCCAGCAGGTAGCCGGCACTGCCCGCCAGCTCTCGTCCTCGATGCAGGAGCTGACCAGCTCCTCGCAACGCCTCTCCGACATTGCCGACGACCTACAGGACGGCCTCGAAACCTTCCAGCTCTTCGACTACCTACCCGAGCCCGCGCCAGAACCCGCGCCCGTACTTCAACGCCGGGTAGCGCGCCGGGCCGCGCCGGCTACCAACCCAGCCCCAGCTACGCCTGCCCGTCGGCCGGCCCCAGTTCGGCGGGCAGCCAGCGCTACGCCAGCCGAAGCGCTCGCCCCATCCCAAAGCCCCACCAGCCGAATTCGTCGGCCAGTCACTAGCCCGACTCCTACCGCCCCAGCTGCCTCGGCCAAGGCCAGCCGCCGCGTTCAAATCCTGCCGGCCGCTGGGCCCGAGGTCGCGCCTACCCCCCCGGCGCGCCCCAAGGCCCGGCGGGCTAAGTAA
- the topA gene encoding type I DNA topoisomerase codes for MVKNLVIVESPAKAKTIEGYLGQDFVVRSSYGHVRDLPKDNNAVDVANGFKPTYVVDADKRELIAQLKKLAKEAEMVWLASDDDREGEAISWHLSETLNLKAEKTKRIVFREITKPAILNAIANPRQINLNLVNAQQARRVLDRLVGFELSPVLWRKVKAGLSAGRVQSVAVRLVVDREREINQHKSASAYRVMARFDAGQGTTLEAELPTRYKTREEAEAFLAACIGATYRINSLDKKPGKRSPAPPFTTSTLQQEASRKLGFSVAQTMTVAQKLYEAGRISYMRTDSVNLSEEARRTAQEAITAAYGAEYALERQFKTKSASAQEAHEAIRPTDFTLVKAGADASEQRLYDLIRKRAMGSQMADAQVERTTAIIGISTQPGLTFSATGEVITFEGFLKAYAESKDDDDQPADGESSFSRGLPPLSVGQPLPLQTLTATERFSTPPARYTEASLVKKLEEMGIGRPSTYAPTISVVQKRGYVEKDSRDGKERKIYALALADGQVKTEQRTETYGADKAKLFPTDTALVVNDFLVEHFPDIVDFQFTAKVEDEFDQIANGREDWGHMLAGFYEPFHASVERGQEIERSTLSSTREIGLHPETGEKITARLGKYGPYVALGDTEGETKPAYANLRKGQFIETITLEEALDLFKLPRVVGEHEGKDMTAALGRFGPYVRHDSKFYSLTKEQDPHTITGEEAVILIEAKRKADAERLIKSFAENPDIQVLNGRFGPYIVAGKKNVKIPKGEEPVDLTLERCLELAAATPDKPTKGGRFGKKAAAEKPEKEADAPAKKAAKAPTVKAAAAKKKAPAKKPATAAKKAAPKKATASK; via the coding sequence ATGGTCAAAAATCTAGTTATCGTCGAATCGCCCGCTAAGGCCAAAACCATTGAAGGCTACCTCGGCCAGGATTTCGTGGTGCGCTCCAGCTACGGGCACGTCCGCGACTTGCCTAAGGACAATAACGCCGTGGACGTAGCTAATGGCTTCAAGCCGACCTACGTGGTGGACGCCGACAAGCGCGAGCTGATTGCGCAGCTTAAAAAGCTAGCGAAGGAAGCCGAGATGGTGTGGCTGGCGAGTGACGATGACCGCGAGGGCGAAGCCATTTCGTGGCACTTGTCGGAAACCCTTAACCTTAAGGCTGAAAAAACGAAGCGTATCGTGTTTCGGGAGATTACCAAGCCCGCTATTCTCAACGCCATTGCTAATCCACGCCAGATTAACCTTAATTTGGTAAATGCCCAACAAGCTCGCCGCGTGCTTGACCGCCTAGTGGGCTTCGAGCTGAGCCCCGTGCTGTGGCGTAAAGTGAAGGCGGGCCTCTCGGCAGGCCGCGTGCAGAGCGTGGCCGTGCGCCTGGTGGTGGACCGCGAGCGCGAAATCAATCAGCACAAATCGGCCAGCGCCTACCGGGTGATGGCCCGCTTCGATGCCGGCCAGGGCACTACGCTGGAAGCCGAGCTGCCAACCCGCTATAAAACCCGCGAGGAGGCCGAAGCCTTTTTGGCCGCCTGCATCGGGGCCACCTACCGTATTAATAGCCTGGATAAAAAGCCGGGTAAGCGCAGCCCCGCACCGCCCTTCACGACCAGCACTTTGCAGCAGGAAGCCTCGCGTAAGCTGGGCTTTTCGGTGGCCCAGACCATGACCGTGGCCCAGAAGCTATACGAGGCTGGCCGCATCAGCTACATGCGTACCGACTCGGTGAACCTGTCGGAGGAGGCCCGCCGCACCGCGCAGGAAGCCATCACAGCCGCCTATGGAGCCGAGTACGCGCTGGAGCGGCAGTTCAAAACCAAGTCGGCTTCGGCCCAGGAGGCGCACGAAGCCATCCGGCCCACCGATTTTACGCTGGTGAAAGCCGGGGCCGATGCCTCGGAGCAGCGCCTCTACGACCTCATCCGCAAGCGGGCGATGGGCTCGCAGATGGCCGATGCCCAAGTGGAGCGCACCACGGCTATTATCGGCATCAGCACCCAGCCGGGCCTCACGTTTTCGGCTACTGGTGAGGTCATTACGTTTGAGGGCTTCCTGAAAGCTTACGCCGAAAGCAAGGACGACGACGACCAGCCGGCCGATGGCGAAAGCTCGTTTTCGCGGGGCCTACCCCCCCTCAGCGTAGGGCAGCCGCTACCCTTGCAAACGCTCACTGCCACCGAGCGGTTCTCAACCCCGCCGGCCCGCTACACCGAGGCTTCTTTGGTAAAGAAACTGGAGGAAATGGGCATTGGGCGGCCCAGTACCTACGCGCCCACCATCAGTGTGGTGCAGAAGCGCGGCTACGTGGAGAAAGACTCGCGGGATGGCAAAGAACGCAAGATTTATGCCTTGGCGCTGGCAGATGGCCAGGTAAAAACCGAGCAGCGTACCGAAACCTACGGTGCGGATAAAGCCAAGCTTTTTCCAACCGATACGGCGCTGGTAGTTAATGACTTCTTGGTCGAGCACTTCCCGGACATCGTGGATTTTCAGTTCACGGCCAAGGTGGAGGACGAGTTTGACCAGATTGCCAACGGGCGCGAGGACTGGGGGCACATGCTGGCCGGCTTCTACGAGCCGTTTCACGCCAGCGTGGAGCGCGGGCAGGAAATTGAGCGTAGCACGCTCAGCAGCACCCGCGAGATTGGCCTGCACCCCGAAACGGGCGAAAAAATAACCGCCCGCCTCGGCAAATATGGCCCCTACGTGGCGCTCGGCGATACCGAAGGCGAAACCAAGCCCGCTTACGCCAACCTGCGCAAAGGCCAGTTTATCGAAACCATTACCCTCGAAGAGGCGCTGGATTTGTTCAAGCTGCCGCGCGTGGTGGGCGAGCACGAAGGTAAGGATATGACGGCCGCGCTCGGTCGCTTCGGCCCCTACGTTCGCCACGACAGCAAATTTTATTCGCTCACTAAGGAGCAGGACCCGCATACTATCACCGGCGAGGAAGCTGTGATTCTCATCGAGGCCAAGCGTAAGGCCGACGCGGAGCGCCTCATTAAGAGCTTCGCCGAAAACCCGGATATTCAGGTACTGAACGGGCGCTTCGGCCCCTACATCGTGGCTGGCAAAAAGAACGTGAAGATTCCGAAGGGCGAAGAGCCCGTCGACCTCACCCTGGAGCGCTGCCTGGAGCTGGCCGCCGCTACCCCCGACAAGCCCACTAAGGGCGGCCGCTTCGGTAAAAAAGCCGCCGCCGAAAAGCCCGAAAAAGAAGCCGACGCCCCAGCCAAAAAAGCCGCTAAAGCGCCCACCGTAAAAGCGGCGGCAGCCAAGAAAAAGGCTCCGGCGAAGAAGCCGGCAACGGCCGCGAAGAAGGCCGCGCCCAAGAAAGCAACCGCCAGCAAGTAG
- a CDS encoding DUF4846 domain-containing protein codes for MLTIRLALAGLALLLAPTPPGPVYPWLATPPAPAQRLAQRVAPPPGSRRVALAPGSWGEWLRGLPLRAAGTPARLYNGQLKTNQAVVAAVVDIDPGTKDLQQCADAVMRLRAEYLFSVHPAKIHFHLTTGYDAWFSDFVAGRTFRVKGEQVLPAPKPAEPPTHAALMRYLLPVFGYAGTLSLSREVQPVPLAEVQPGDVLVHGGYPGHAVLVADVATNPRTGQRYLLLVQSYMPAQSIHLLRNVDQPTLGAWFAVPNPAAREFATPEWLFASTELGRFD; via the coding sequence ATGCTTACTATTCGCCTGGCGCTGGCCGGCTTGGCTTTATTGCTTGCCCCTACCCCCCCTGGCCCGGTTTATCCGTGGCTGGCGACGCCGCCCGCGCCAGCGCAACGGCTGGCGCAGCGTGTGGCCCCGCCGCCGGGCAGCCGGCGCGTAGCCCTGGCACCGGGCTCGTGGGGCGAGTGGCTGCGCGGGCTACCCCTACGGGCTGCGGGCACCCCAGCGAGGCTATACAACGGGCAATTGAAAACCAACCAGGCCGTAGTGGCCGCCGTGGTGGATATTGACCCCGGCACCAAGGACTTGCAGCAGTGCGCCGATGCCGTGATGCGCCTGCGGGCCGAGTATTTATTCAGCGTTCATCCTGCTAAAATTCACTTTCACCTGACGACCGGCTACGATGCCTGGTTTTCGGATTTCGTGGCCGGACGCACATTTCGGGTGAAGGGCGAGCAGGTGCTGCCCGCCCCCAAGCCGGCCGAGCCCCCTACCCACGCGGCGCTGATGCGCTACCTGCTGCCGGTGTTCGGCTACGCGGGTACGCTGTCGCTGAGCCGCGAGGTGCAGCCGGTGCCACTGGCCGAGGTGCAGCCCGGCGATGTGCTGGTGCACGGCGGCTACCCCGGCCACGCCGTGCTGGTAGCCGACGTGGCCACCAACCCGCGCACCGGCCAGCGCTACCTGCTGCTGGTTCAGAGTTATATGCCGGCCCAAAGCATTCATCTGCTGCGCAATGTAGACCAGCCGACGCTGGGCGCGTGGTTTGCCGTGCCAAACCCAGCCGCAAGGGAATTCGCCACGCCCGAGTGGTTGTTTGCCAGCACCGAGCTAGGGCGCTTCGACTAG
- a CDS encoding HAD family hydrolase, which yields MIRTVIFDMDGVIIDTEPIHHQAFLTHFAELGIDVPKAEYDSFLGSSTRNVFQQLKREYGLAADVESLLLRKRALFNEIFDHDPNLDLLPGVRVLLEDLRAHAVQLVLASSASKATIARVFSRFELAPYFAHVVSGEDFVQSKPNPAIFLHAAALAETPVTQCIVIEDSANGVAAAKAAGIYCVGYASPHSPGQDLRLADRVIQDFSELTAAGIQAIKGGRGR from the coding sequence ATGATTCGCACCGTAATCTTCGACATGGATGGTGTCATTATCGACACCGAGCCTATTCATCACCAAGCGTTTCTCACGCACTTCGCCGAGTTGGGCATTGACGTTCCTAAGGCCGAATATGATTCCTTCCTGGGCTCGTCTACGCGCAACGTATTTCAGCAGCTTAAGCGCGAATATGGCCTAGCGGCCGACGTAGAAAGCCTGCTGCTGCGCAAGCGGGCGTTGTTTAATGAGATTTTTGACCACGACCCCAACCTGGATTTGCTACCCGGCGTGCGCGTCCTCCTCGAAGATTTGCGCGCCCACGCTGTGCAGCTGGTGCTGGCTTCCTCGGCCTCCAAGGCCACGATTGCGCGGGTCTTCAGCCGCTTTGAGTTGGCTCCATACTTTGCGCACGTGGTGAGCGGCGAAGACTTCGTGCAATCCAAGCCCAACCCGGCCATTTTCCTGCACGCGGCAGCGCTGGCCGAAACGCCCGTCACGCAGTGCATCGTTATCGAAGACTCGGCCAACGGCGTGGCCGCCGCCAAAGCGGCCGGCATCTACTGCGTGGGCTACGCCAGTCCGCACTCGCCAGGTCAGGATTTGCGCTTGGCCGACCGCGTAATTCAGGATTTCTCGGAGCTAACGGCGGCTGGCATTCAGGCAATCAAGGGGGGTAGGGGTCGCTAG
- a CDS encoding VWA domain-containing protein, protein MNLFSYATLAGYEWQHPHLLLLLALVLLLPLLRGLLARRRRQVVVAFGSGGLRPDWRAGLRFVPTLVLSLSLALLVLAAARPQRPSEHLTQTGRGIDIILALDVSGSMEIEDLKPTRLAAAKRLAASFVRSRAGDRLGLVAFAGQAYSLVPLTTDYDLLLTNLASLRPGLIADDGTAIGTALGVAINRLRESRAKSRVCVLLSDGESNAGSLDPLLAAQLAHAYGIRLYTIGLGEDGFVPYGRDSLTGKPRYVQTRLDETTMRQLAQAADGRFFRAADNAALKQVFGEIDRLEKSDIRTQRYRSVQDFYRPYLGWGILFWLLWLASKSTFMSNVLED, encoded by the coding sequence ATGAATTTATTTTCCTATGCCACCCTGGCTGGCTACGAGTGGCAGCACCCGCACCTACTGCTGCTGCTGGCGCTGGTGCTGCTGCTGCCGCTGCTACGCGGGCTGCTGGCCCGGCGGCGGCGGCAGGTAGTGGTAGCCTTCGGGTCGGGCGGCCTGCGGCCCGACTGGCGGGCGGGCCTACGCTTCGTGCCTACCCTGGTGCTAAGCCTGAGCCTGGCACTGCTGGTGCTGGCTGCCGCCCGCCCCCAGCGCCCCAGCGAGCACCTGACCCAAACCGGTCGCGGCATTGATATCATCCTGGCGCTCGACGTATCGGGCAGCATGGAAATTGAGGACTTGAAGCCTACCCGTCTGGCGGCAGCCAAGCGCCTGGCAGCCAGCTTCGTGCGCAGCCGGGCTGGCGACCGCCTGGGCCTGGTAGCCTTTGCCGGGCAGGCTTATTCGCTGGTGCCGCTCACCACGGACTACGACCTATTACTTACTAATCTGGCCAGCCTGCGCCCCGGCCTGATTGCCGACGACGGCACGGCCATTGGCACGGCACTGGGCGTGGCCATTAACCGCCTGCGCGAGTCGCGGGCCAAATCCAGGGTGTGCGTGCTGCTCTCCGATGGCGAGAGCAACGCGGGCAGCCTCGACCCCCTGCTGGCTGCACAGCTGGCCCACGCTTACGGTATTCGACTCTATACCATTGGCTTAGGAGAAGATGGCTTCGTGCCCTACGGCCGCGACTCGCTCACCGGCAAGCCGCGCTACGTGCAAACCCGCCTCGACGAAACGACCATGCGCCAGCTGGCCCAGGCCGCCGATGGCCGCTTTTTTCGGGCCGCCGACAACGCCGCGCTCAAGCAGGTATTTGGGGAGATTGACCGGCTCGAAAAGTCTGATATTCGCACTCAGCGCTACCGTAGCGTACAGGATTTTTACCGACCTTACCTAGGCTGGGGCATCTTGTTCTGGCTGCTCTGGCTGGCCTCAAAAAGCACGTTTATGAGTAATGTACTAGAAGATTAA
- a CDS encoding YggS family pyridoxal phosphate-dependent enzyme → MSIAENIAAFEQKLAGTTARLVVVTKTHPVEKLREAYAAGARVFGENRVQEMAAKQPELPADVEWHQIGQLQTNKVKYLAPFVHTVESVDSLRLLQELDRQAARHNRVIRGLLQFHIAQEETKTGLSLPEAEEILQSTAYQALRHVRLTGVMGIATNSPDETLVRGEFQQLRQYFEHLKTTYFAQDKEFREISMGMSADYPWALAEGSTLIRVGSAIFGSRG, encoded by the coding sequence ATGTCTATCGCTGAAAATATCGCCGCTTTCGAGCAAAAGCTAGCCGGCACCACTGCCCGCTTAGTCGTCGTCACTAAAACCCACCCTGTGGAAAAGCTGCGCGAGGCTTACGCGGCCGGGGCGCGCGTTTTTGGCGAAAACCGGGTGCAGGAAATGGCCGCCAAACAGCCCGAGCTGCCCGCCGACGTGGAGTGGCACCAGATTGGCCAGCTGCAAACCAATAAGGTGAAGTACCTCGCGCCCTTCGTGCACACCGTGGAAAGCGTGGATAGCCTGCGCCTGCTGCAAGAACTGGACCGGCAGGCTGCCCGCCACAACCGGGTTATTCGGGGCCTGCTGCAATTTCACATTGCGCAGGAGGAAACCAAAACCGGACTCTCGCTGCCCGAAGCGGAGGAAATTTTGCAATCAACTGCCTACCAAGCGCTGCGTCATGTGCGCCTGACCGGCGTGATGGGCATCGCCACCAACTCGCCGGATGAGACACTGGTGCGCGGTGAATTTCAACAGCTGCGCCAGTATTTTGAGCATTTAAAGACAACTTATTTTGCCCAAGATAAGGAGTTTCGGGAAATTTCGATGGGGATGAGCGCCGACTACCCCTGGGCGCTGGCCGAGGGTAGCACACTCATTCGGGTAGGAAGCGCCATTTTCGGTAGTCGTGGTTAA